In the genome of Burkholderia sp. PAMC 26561, one region contains:
- a CDS encoding cupin domain-containing protein: MTTELKTRFSHVKPGDTHFRSDGLRDFFAYRDLGILQATGGKVIAQLVKAKNAPEAGTGWHIHEAQFHIVLMLKGWARFMYEDKQTLVSVGDCVHQAPGIRHFLFDYSEDMEYLEVVGPGDFTSVGVKGPCEVPAPTAWSR, encoded by the coding sequence ATGACCACAGAACTCAAGACTCGCTTCTCTCACGTCAAACCAGGCGACACACATTTCCGTAGCGACGGCCTGCGCGACTTCTTCGCTTACCGTGATCTCGGTATTTTGCAAGCGACGGGAGGAAAGGTAATTGCCCAACTCGTCAAAGCGAAGAACGCGCCCGAGGCAGGCACCGGCTGGCACATTCATGAAGCCCAGTTTCACATCGTGCTGATGTTAAAGGGCTGGGCGCGTTTCATGTATGAGGACAAGCAGACCTTGGTCTCAGTCGGCGACTGCGTGCATCAGGCACCAGGTATCCGGCACTTCCTATTCGACTATTCTGAAGATATGGAATATCTTGAGGTTGTTGGCCCGGGAGATTTCACAAGCGTCGGTGTAAAGGGACCGTGCGAAGTGCCTGCGCCGAC